One Bythopirellula goksoeyrii genomic window, GCGGCGGCCTGGGCGCCTGCTGCGACAACTACGGCGGCACCGGCGGCGCAGGCGGCACCCTCAACCTCAGCAGTACCACCGTGATCCTTGACGCTCAGAGCAGCCTAAAGGCCAATGGCGGCGACGGCGGCGGCGGTGACACATTCGGCGACGGCATCGGCGGCTTGGGTGGCACGATCCAGCTCAACAGCGGGTCGATCACCCAGAACGGCTCGTCCGTGGTGCTGCTCAATGGCGGCAACGCCGGCCTGGGCTCCGGCTCACCCGGCAACGTCGGCGGCGATGGCGGCACGTTGAATGTGCTTGGCGGCAGCTACACAATTACCGATAGCGCCACGCTCGACCTGCGGGGCGGGCTGGGTACCGGCGGCAACGCCGATGGCGCTCACGGCCTGATCGACGTCACGAGTGGGACGTTCGCCATGAACGGCGGTGACGTTTTTGCCGGCACGATCCAGCACCCCGGCACGGGCAATTTTGATTTCAATGGTGGCACACTCACTGCGGAGACGTTCAATGGCGTACTTGTTCAGGATGGTGGCACGCTCTTGATCGGTGGCTCGCCAGGAACAATGACCGTCTCGCAGGACTACATGATCAACGCCGGTTCCGTGGAGATCGAACTCTTTGCCGGTGGAGTTACACCCACGGCGGGGGTCGACTTCGATCAACTCACGGCCGACACCGCCACGCTGGGCGGTAGTTTGGAACTTGTGATCGATAGTGGCTACTCGCCAAGTCTCGGGCACATGTTTCCCATTCTCACCACGACCGGTGGAGTGACGGGTACCTTTGCCAATGTCAATGGCGCTTATTTGGGCGCCGGACTCGGATTCGACGTGCAGTACAACGCTAACGATGTGACGCTTGAAGTCATCAACGTTCTCCTTGGCGACTTCGACGTCGACGGCGATGTCGATGGTCGTGATTTTCTTGTTTGGCAGCGTGATCCGAGCATTGGAAACCTCACCGATTGGCAGGCGAACTACGGCATGGTCGCGCCGCTCTCGGCGAATGCAGCTGCGGTGCCGGAACCGAGTGGGCTCTTGTTGCTTGGGTGGCTCCTGGTGTGTGGCTGGTGGGGAGGGAGGAACGCGCTCTGCTGCGCTCCGCATCGCGGCTAACAATGGCGCTCCGTGTCGCGGCTAACAATGGGGGCGAAACGTCTAGAGAAGTGGGTCTCGGTTCTTTCGTAGTAATCCATACAGCCAGACCACGTTGGCCGGAGTGTGAGCTAAAGTTGCATTAGCTCGTAGTTTGCGACCGGCGGTCGCAAGCCTGTGGTTATTGCACCTTCGCGACCAGCGGTCGCGGCTTTTTTTGGAAAGAGAAGTCCCATGTCTAACTTGGCCCTGGAGACGTCAGACTCTATTGATCACTTGCTTGGCCGGTTGGACAAGTTGCACTCGTCTCCCGCGGTTGCGCTGCAGGTGATGGAGATCACGCGCGATCCCGATTTTGAATTTCACGACGTCAAGCGGTGTCTGGAAAATGATCCGGCTCTGACGGCTGCGGTTTTGCGGTTGGTGAACTCGTCTTATTACGGTTTGCCGCGCAAGATTACGGCTGTTCAAGAAGCGATGGCGTACTTGGGTCGGCGTTCGCTGCGATTGTCGGTGCTGGGATTCGGGCTCGTGAAGGCGCTGGCCAATGGGTGCCCGAAGACTTTTCACGAGAACTATTGGAGGCGTTCGCTGAGTATGGCCGTGGCGGCCCGAAAACTTGCAGAGCGTTGTGACAAACGCGAAGTGCATGCTGATTCGGTATTTGCCGCAGGGCTGTTGGCCGATCTGGGGATGATGGCGATGGCACAAATCGAAACCGCCAAGTACCTGGAGACTTGCGCAAACTCCGATCATCTGGTCACACAGCTCCAACGTGAAGAGGAAGACTTTGGTTTCACTCACGTGGATGTGGGTGTGCGATTGCTTACCCGGTGGCAATTGCCAGAGGAATTGGTGGTGGCCGTTTCTCAGCATCATCACTGCCCGGCATCTGCAGACAAAATGAGTCAGATACTCAAAGTGGCGAGCGTATTGGCTGAGGTGCTATGGACTGCCGACAGCCCTCACATGCGGATCTTGCTTCCCCTGTTGAAAACTCGATTTGATCTCGATCTGGATGACCTCATTTCGCTTGCCACGGAGTGCAAGGAAGCCGTGAAAGAAAGTGTGGAAGTCTTCCAGGTGCGGATCGATGGCGAAATCGACGTCGAAGCAATCGAGCGCGAAGCCCAAGTGATATTCCAAGCCGCCGTCTTCGAAACGGCTGTCGACCTGGATAGTCTGGAGGCTTTGCTGGCCGAAGAAAATGGGCAAGTTTGATCGACTTTCCGTAGGGTCGCTTGCCGAACTGCCTCCTGAGCGATAGGCTCACGTTCTGCTGAAACTTTCTATCAGCGATGTCTATGCGAGGAGTACCCGGTGGAAGAGGGAGCAGATGGGGAGGCCGCTTTAGAGGCCCAACAGATGCTGCTGGAAAGCAGTTTAGAGCTGGCGTTTCAAACGTATGATGCCGTGCGCGAGAAAATGCGCGATCCCGTGTTGTTTCTGCTCGATTGTGAAGACGCGGTTGGCGGAGAGATCGCCCGCAGTTGGTTGGGGGACGACACGGTGGACGAAGCTATAGCCGCCCAACGCTCCGACGGCGATACGGAAAAGACTACCATCTTTCTTTGTGCGTTTCCTTATCTAAAATGTCGTTCGGAGGTCCCGGCGGTATTTGCCTATTTAGCACCAGTGTTTGAGGGTAATGCGCCGGCGGACGGATTCTTGGCGATCGCGGTTACGAGTGGCGGGGCTTCGGCGCTGACAGTCCCGTTTGATGCACGTGATGCAGCGTGGTGAAAATTTATCTAGAAAGTCGTTTATGAGTTATTCTGTAGTCTCGATTGCTGGTGATGGAATTGGACCCGAGGTTTGTGCAGCTGCGAAGGCGATTCTCGATGCGAGTGGCGTGGCCATTGACTGGCGAGAGGCAGTGGCAGGGCAGGGGGCCTTTGAAACGGTAGGTGATCCACTTCCCGAAGCAACGCTGGATGCCGTTAGATCGGCTGATGCAACACTCAAGGGACCAACGGCGACGGCCTCCGGGGCCGGTTTCCGCAGCGTCAATGTCGCTCTGCGGCAAAAGCTGAATTTGTTTGCCAACTTCCGCCCTGCTCGATCACTCCCTGGTGTCGTTACTCGATTCGAAGATGTTGATCTGATCGTGATCCGCGAAAACACGGAAGGACTCTACAGCGGGCTGGAGCATACCGTGGTGCCAGGGGTTGTTGAGAGTTTGCGAATTATTACCAAGGTTGCGTCGGAGCGAATTGCACGGTTTGCGTTCCAAACGGCTCGTCGGCAGGATCGCAAACGCGTGACCTGTGTCCACAAGGCAAATATTCTGAAGCTCAGCGACGGGTTGTTCTTACAGACTTGCCAGGAAGTTGCCGAGGAGTTCAGCGACATCGAATTCGATGACTGCATCGTGGACGCGGCGGCTATGAAGTTAGTTAGTAATCCCCATGTATTTGACGTACTCGTGATGGAAAATTTATTC contains:
- a CDS encoding isocitrate/isopropylmalate dehydrogenase family protein, translating into MSYSVVSIAGDGIGPEVCAAAKAILDASGVAIDWREAVAGQGAFETVGDPLPEATLDAVRSADATLKGPTATASGAGFRSVNVALRQKLNLFANFRPARSLPGVVTRFEDVDLIVIRENTEGLYSGLEHTVVPGVVESLRIITKVASERIARFAFQTARRQDRKRVTCVHKANILKLSDGLFLQTCQEVAEEFSDIEFDDCIVDAAAMKLVSNPHVFDVLVMENLFGDILSDLTSGLVGGLGVTPSANVGEKLAVFEAVHGTAPDIAGKGLANPTALVLSGVLMLRFLGEKTAADAVENAVRGVLAEGKTLTGDLGGNASTSEYTNAVISRLEAN
- a CDS encoding HDOD domain-containing protein; amino-acid sequence: MSNLALETSDSIDHLLGRLDKLHSSPAVALQVMEITRDPDFEFHDVKRCLENDPALTAAVLRLVNSSYYGLPRKITAVQEAMAYLGRRSLRLSVLGFGLVKALANGCPKTFHENYWRRSLSMAVAARKLAERCDKREVHADSVFAAGLLADLGMMAMAQIETAKYLETCANSDHLVTQLQREEEDFGFTHVDVGVRLLTRWQLPEELVVAVSQHHHCPASADKMSQILKVASVLAEVLWTADSPHMRILLPLLKTRFDLDLDDLISLATECKEAVKESVEVFQVRIDGEIDVEAIEREAQVIFQAAVFETAVDLDSLEALLAEENGQV